atttgggagtttatgggtattccgttgttgaacttgcggaacaaaaactaagatcaaaatacgaAGACAAGCGCGAAAAGTACTATGGAAACGAAGATTAAGACACGGAAACAGACTCGCCTACAAGCGAGACTAGTCGACTGTTCGGGATCGACCTAACTGAAAATGTTTGCTAACGACTCGATCTTAACAACGAAAACTTAACTATCTCAACAGTCTTCAAACCAAACGATCATATACAGACTTTCAACGAGCAGAGTTCATCCCATAGCATCAACTAACACACAAAGTGTTTTTAGGAGTTTTTGGATCGTCTCTGTCGACACATGCAGTcaaggtatccggagaacttagacgTCCCCTTAGTTGGCGCTAGAATGTggtggcataaaaccacacaccacatccaacgaagtagaagatgatttaacacaaagtgaagatacaCAACAAACATAGgcacaaagatatacgtggttcggtatgattacctacgtccacggggtgaaaggatgaatgttattatttcttttctttgattacaagatgttctctccttctcaaatggtgtaactctccttctcaaatggtgtaactctcaaactctctaatgtagtgtcttgttttttttctctcttccaacctgcctctctctctcgacccgcccttatatttataggccaaggtcgacatacaacataattacaatgttggtcacattacatcaatttagctgttccctatcggaccttcactgctcgcccgactttctggtttgaccgatGGTTCTTCACCCGATGCCGAGTCTTAATCGTCTGGctaacacgatgtcgcccttccCTTCTTCTCGTTCCCTTTTTTGACCATCTCCattcgtctgaccgagtgctttctgattgttcgcccgacctgtcagaggataaggatcacgtcacatccgacccacgtgatacctcgctccTTGCGCCGTCTGGTTCTAtcttgtgcttcgccgctctttgttctttggtgtatcacaatttaggatcttgccacctagccctgtggattatctacacctacggTGCATGAAGGTCCTTTAAAAGATTTTTGTTATGAAAGTAGTTACAACCGACAGAACGGTCACCATGAGCCGAATGTGAAACACATGCTAATGAACTAAAAAAGATCAAGTCCCGCTTAAGAAAATACCTGTCAGTTTATTTATGGTACGGGTCCGGGGAAAAAGAAATGAATTGAAAATTTCTTGGGAGATCGTTATTACAAGAAATTGAGACACCAGCTACCGTTTTTGTGATTCACTAGCTGTTTCAATCATacgtaaataaaaataaaaatatgttaCACGATTTACGGTCCATGGACGTGCGGTCTATCTAGTTTCCTTTTATGTGTATATCATGTAATCTGGCTATGCATTACAACTAAGCTGTCTAATATGATGGTTTTCTTTCTTGTCTCTACATCTACTTCCTTCATCTCTGATTCTCCCCAATCACGTTATCAAGCACGAGCTTTTAGCCTAGAGCTgcgactgtttttttttttctttgtttttagatCATCAAGTCGTTGAAAGATCTCAGCAGGTTCTATGTTTCGTTTTTATTTTCAATTCCGACGGGTTCTGTATATGAGATGATACCGATTGGTGGCCTGGGTAGTCTAAGAGTCGAAAGAAACAGAAGCGAGAAAACCAGAAGCTGTGTTGCGTCGTAGAATACGAAGAAAAGCTTTATCAAATACTGAAACAGGGGATTCATCATCAACCATCAAccgggaataattttttttttctcccttTCTCTTTATCTTGTTCTTAATTTTCAGATCTCCAAGATTTAGaacaaaaatttcagaaaaatctATTTCAAAAACAAGGGCTTGTCCTTCAATACAAGTCCGATCTGTTTCAAAATCTTGATTAAagatgattttgggttacaaatcTACAATCAGTAAACTTTTCTCTCCAGACCCATTTAGGGATTTTCTCTGAAAAACAGAAAAATAGTGATTTTAGCCtgatttaggttttctcctgtgAATATAATTGAATGAAAATTTGATTGATGATACTCTTCGTATTGCATGCGATAAAATTTGGCTTAGAGATACTCTAACCATACACCGGACCAATTATTTTGTTGCAGCGGTGATTAAGGGACAAAATTGATTCCAACCACTCGACGAAGAGAGCTTCAAAGCTGCGTCGTAGCGAAATCAGTCACCAATTCTTATTGTCTTGACTCACAGGAGATATCATCAACATCGCCACCATCTGGAGACCAATTCGTGTAGAATCACCGATTCAATCGGACCAGCCATCCGAGCCAAATCCCCACGATTAGGATCTACCAACCAGCACGATGATTTTCAACCCGAGCTCGGACTGCTACTCGGACTCATCAGTTCATCTCCGAGCATAACTCGGATAACATTCCTTCCctatctcttgattttatttataCTTGACATGCTATGTTGTGCAGTCTTTTGATTAGTGGCTAAATGCTTAATATCTAAATACTTAAATTAATATCTAAAAgctttgaatcaaaataaattcgaTGCATTTCCTGATCAACAGGTACATACTAATATGTCAACAAGAGGTGAACTCTTTCAAGAATAACATGAAAACTCATCAATCTGCACATCTACTGAATCAAATGAAAGATAAGTATTCACTATTCTTTAAGTTTTTCTGATTCATACAAAGCATGATCCACAATAATCATCCCTGAATACCAATTGCAAGATAGAATGCATAATTTTATTGAGCATGATATGTCTATTTTCTTAGCATTTAACTTTTCTATAATTATTACTCCTCTAGCTATGAATCTGAAAGCACAACAGGAATGGATAGCTTTATTGATATGCAATTGAGCAACATAAACAAATAAGTGCTAAAATCTAAATCTAGTACAAGTTCTAAAGAAGGGATCTGGCAGCCAATATGCAGCTGTTGAGGAAACATCCACCTTCAAACAGATAAGACTTCTTGTTCTTAATTTTGCTACAAAGTCATTTAAGAATGGTGAACATAAATCTAAGTGCAACTATCTTTACTTACCATTTTACATGATAATCACGTAAAAAATAGAGTTTGTTTATCTGTAAATACACATGACAGCATAGCTTACTTTTTATCTGTAATCATTAtttttgatcattatttttgAACTGAGCTTCTAGCATCAAAAATAGAGCTCGTTTGGATTCATATGATGTAATTCCTGATTTTAATGTGTAAACCTATGGTGAGCATAATGATGCAGAACTTAACACATATTTTTTAGCAACTATGATGTGCAGTACTGTTGCCTTCAGCAAGGCAGACGAAGAGCATTAGTTCAAAACATTTATTGAGCATACAGAGAAAAAGTGAAAGGAAAGCTGGGGAAAGTGAAAGAGGGGAACTGCTATTAAACAGACTGAGTTTTCCTAATCAGACTTGTTATTCATTTTTATGCAATTATAGTATTTATTTGAGATATAGATGTATCTGTTAGTGAATAATGTTGTTGTGGCATTTATTGGCTAATGTTCCTTTTTCCATGGGATAGCAGTGCACAACCTTATTTTGGCTAATGTTCATTCCGTGTGATAGCAGTCAACAGCCTTATTTAGTACGAGGGATGATAGTGAATTCCAGGTCTTCCGCCTGTTCCGGGTCATGCTCTATTTGTTTCGATCTGGGTTTGGACGGTACACGATCAAGGATGTTCCAGTTCTACACATGTACAGAGTTTGGGATatgtaatttattatttttagaaCATACTTAGTTTTCTAAAGCGCAATGTAATTTATCAATTGTCCGTAcatatggaatgaaaagtacatcatttcCACGAGATAAAATTCTTTAAAGTATTTGAGATATATCaggatgaaaagtatatcatcgcCACTGATCCGTAATATAAACTCTAAAGTATTTGAGTTTGAATCtcacttttgttacgtaataaggcaaCATCACATATTAAatatctcaagactcaatgtctaacagATAGTGGTTCCCCTCCCACTAACTTAAGGAATATACAATAGTTTGTGGACTAATTATTTATAATGTGACTATATGATTGGGCCATTGAGCTAAGCACTGCTCATCCTTCATTTTCGAGATGTAACAAAAattaaaagtcacaaaagctCTGTATTTACTAAGAGCTAATTACACCTTGTTAATTGattgcatattttattttatttttttattattatgaatGTGGAAGGAAACATATTTTAGAGAAATTAATGAGTCAATctggtgaaatgtaaatcactatagtatttggattattaaaTTCATATTGACTTCAACGATGAAATGTTGTAAATTGACTCATAcaaactttgacataaccataaaggcactttgatgtttcgttttgaaaggatCATACATACATcgctgtgtttgagtggacgaggCAACGGTAAAAAGATTGACATAATGCGAAGTAACGAcgtatctctcaataagtgttttctaaagtactagatacACAACTACCTCCCACCttccattatgcttttaagtacgAAAGCATATTGCTCATttcacaaagtcttcagtaaaataagattgagaccatcctaagatgctaATAGTaaaaatccatattacaaagataacaaggtgaaatttagaaaaatattcatgcagaatgcggatcattaaagtgacttatggctctggtgaatgttttgacattttggactagttatagttccgaAGAAATTTGCGGTTAAAAActtctagcacatattacacaatacaaagtgcaaagggtcaccacccttattaatgctagagaatttacatcaaaaggacttgatgaatattgtatgtttaataggatcaatataaagcatcttatacccaatggtctcgtagaggctaccatcaaaggttacagatggtgcctaaggaataggttatgtgtaccaacctatcttttattgcttttggGGAGATGCAATATTAtacgcatcttacttaattcgtttttagaacccaatattagtcaaccttttctgcgtactagttggtaactggatttaagacGGACATTCGTGTGCTTACACATTTTTGGTTGCATTATATATGTGCCAtcacgactccacatcgtactatgatgggtcttcaaaattgttaagtagttatgttggaaatgagttcccaacaattatctgcATTTTaatttggcaggagatctcttaccgctatatTTGCGGGTTACCACTTTAATGAGACactcttcccgtcgttagggggagataagaaaaagaattttctaagggaacgacaagaaTTGTCGTGGTGTATTCCCAttatgtctcatattgattcttgtactccacaaatgtaaatgtgaagtgataaagaatattcgattttcagaatgtacactgatgttgctaaagtgatgagatcacacataccatctGCAAACCTACCTtcaaagttacaaatcctcaatacaggatatacaccatagactaaggtgttacaactacactcagtggaagtgtggttgaggtcgtggctccataaaggaagttggagataccacttggttcgatcaatcctcacctataAAGGAAGTAGGTGGGTAaagcacaacttatttatatcatcagaaatcatctcataagattgtctctgaatatgtccatgaatcaaactggaggacgctccgaagttttaaatgattctagagaacaatgaaatcctgacggattatgagaatgcatatgagtcaatagaaggatcatgcgtgcacgatgatgatataatccataaatagttgctccagaagtagagcacaatgagatcgaaccatgctttattttgattaatttcaaataaatagcatatgtggcctacgcaatccaggcagaacttagttctttgacaaatatacgggtatttggtgtggtagtgctaaccaacctagtgtacaacctgtgggacatatgtggttatttgtcaTAAAGTGTGGTAAGAAGAATGAGGTTTTAAAGcataaagaatcaccttgtggcgcaaggtttctcacaaacccctcgatcacttactcttttgaacatcataatgtttagttaattagtttgcttggtagtttcaaaagaacttgaaacatagtagatgtggttatatctctggagatttagactcaaagatatttgcaaaagtgcttgatggccttttgcttcccaagtcgaatgactctaaaccacggagtgtgtttgcagttatACTGGAACAGTCaattattgatttaaacaatcagacggatgtggtatacccatctaagtgactatttgattgggaagggataaacaagtaaggtttcgtGCCATGTGTATTAAATAATttcctgattcagaattatagctatctatgtcgacgatatggacatgataagtacccttaatggaataagagatcttacaagctatttaaagTCTGAATTCGggatgaaaatcctgggaaatctcgatcttatctatgttctaaactagaagaccgagcttgtggtatattattccaccagttttcatatgtccattgtcaggcaatttaacaaggacgtgcatgcttctagcactcccatgattagtcgagtttcaaatgtacataaatgaccaattcgtctaaagaaagatgacgaagttgggtcgggagatgaactttccttatctaagtataatagatgCATTATTGTACTTAACATAATGTGCTctaccaaatgttacatcctcaatgaacttgttagctagatatagctcagcgccaacgcaacgtcattggaatgacATAGTGAATGCAATCATGTgattaaaagtaaccattgacataaatttgttttatccatgcaaagacataaaaagcaatgctaacgaaagtgcaacccaaaggttgttgattataaaggaacaataatTTCTTCTCCGACGAAAGTAATCATggagagatgccgacatcagggggaggatccaaggatattatgtcgacataatttatttcgaaattgaagttgtgttgtactctttttcccttcgatcgagaatagtttttcccaaagggttttttcactcgacaaggtttttaatgagataacactgaaaacatcaagtatgttgaatgttgaagacataaatatcacgttgatattattgaaaatatctgaatcaaagaaatgaaacacgatagtctgttaagcaacgtaacttccagaatcaacaacgggttcttataaacattcaagtcaccaaagtaaagtatgataaactccttttgactgtatTAGACTAATggaaattgtctgacatcagggggagcatctaatggtgtgttgaactattttctttcaccgaggttgctttttgccacagggttttgttactcggcaaggtttttaatgatacaacaacaaacaccgggaagtaatttcccaactTAGGATATTGTGTTTCCCATTAGGAGTTTCTTCCTTAGAAGTTGTGAAGAAACTAAtgaacttcaacggagcaaagtgatcatctgtaacggatcacctttacttgcatttgtcacgttgtactcttttcccttcgtaaACGTTTTTCCccaatgggttttccttgtcaaggttttaatgaggcatcaTATTCAAGTCCAGCTATGTTataagttttcttaatattgtactctttttctttagttcaggttttgtccctctgggttttttgcctgacgaagttttaccgaggcaattaacttagactagtcggtccttgaagatcgtattgcatgtgatgaactacatgtaaagtacgagataacatgtgaaatactatatgtgaagagttgtaccaatgttttatcccactgggtttttgcTTGTCAAAGTTTTATAAGGCGATtgtttcggcacaagtcatcaaggagaggacgacatttgaagaactacattcaaagcactatatgtgaagcactatgtataaagttttgttattgaaccacacaagggggagtgttacagggcctacgaccCATAGATGTGCGGTCCATCTAGTTTCCCCTTTATGTGTATGTCATGTAACCTAGCTATGTATTACAACGAATCTCTCTAATATGATGGTTCTCTTTCTTGTCTCTACATCTCCTTCCTTCATCTCTGATTCTCCccaatcaaaataaataatacagcTCGATCGCATTGATTCGTCAATTCATTTCATTTAATACTTGGGTTTCCATATAAACTCATTTAAGTAAGATGAATTTTATCTAAATCAAGCTAAACATATATAAtatctactccctccgttcttttttaataggccagttttgtttttagcgaaatttaaggaaattaagagaactaatcattgaaagtggtcctcatgacatttgtcaataaaagaagtgaagtgaaatggtctccatgacacttgttagcaaaagaagtaaagtggtccacatgacacttgtcatcaaaagaagttaagagaaaagtggtcccaaaaaattaaaataacatttgactttcccaattaggaaactggcctatttttttgaaacttttatttatagaaaccggcctattaaaaaagaacggagggagtactacaGTAGCAACATTGATCAATATCAATTATCATCAATGGCTCATCACCATACCATTTCAGGTCTAGTTGGGAAACTAGTGACTGAATTGGAGGTTAACTGCAACCCTGACAAATATTACAAAATTTTTAAGCACCACGAAGACCTTCCGAACGCGATACCTCATATTTACAAAGGCGTCAAAGCTGTTGAGGGAGATGGAATCACTTGTGGTTGTATCAAGGAGTGGAACTATATTATTGGTATTTTCCAATCAAATCTGCATAATTCATTTTCGTACTTGCTCTTCATAAATATATATGTTACTGTGTTAATTTGCGTGTGCATGCAGAGGGTAAATCCCTTACTGTCAAGGAGAAAACCACGTACGACGATgaaacaaggaaaatacatcaCAGTGCGGTGGAAGGAGTATTGTTAGATGATTACAAGAAGTTCGATGCAACACTAACAGTTAATCCAAAGGCTAATGGACATGGAAGCACCGTGAGTTGGGTAATAGATTACGAGAAGATCAATGAAGATTCTCCGGTTCCTTTTCCTTATCTGGCTCATTTCCATCAGATCATCGGAACTCTCACCTCTGCGCTTCTGAGTAAATTATCAACGGATCTGCATATGTGTGACAATTAATAAGAGTAGCTATATGGTGCATGAATATCACTAGGCCCATAGTCGACCTTATAAATCAAACGTGTGATGTACTTGCAAGCATGTGTGGTTTGTTTCGTTTATTTTCGTTATGGACTACTTTGTATTAGTTCTTATTAGTAATCATGGAATAAAAATTGGTCCAATAACCCTCAAAAACTGTTATCTAAAGTTACATTAATTATCGCCTGTCACTTTGCAGTTGCAATTAATCAGCCAGCTCAAACTAACAATCAACTTGATCTAAGATAACTTATTCGCTAAATGACGGCTATTATTTAAACGAGCTGACGGAGTTCTCCAGTATGTAAGGCAAATTTCCGGTGCTGTGACAAGATGGAAGCTACTTTAACCGCATCCACTCTAGTCCTGAAATCCTCGCCAGGTGCTTTCTCAGTTGCACCGATTATTGTTTGCAGAATTTGCAGTGGATCCCCATGACTGACAATCAATACCGCACACCTGCAACCCATATCCATACATTTAGAATCAAGCAACAACCATGAGCATGAAAGTACATTTGATCATTTTCTTAGTAACAAAAACTTGTAATTACCCTTGAAAATCTTTGTCGATGGTTTCTACAGCAGTAGCAAGTCTGGAAGCAACATCTGCTACACTTTCTCCACCTTCTTCAGGCTTCATCAACGGGCCCTTCTCATCATGGTCCCATATCTCCGCGTACTATTTAATGCAAAATCAAAACATATAATGTCAAACGGTGGGGAAAACGTACCAGATTATTGCAGCAAAGACTTGTGGACAATAACCTCCACACAATTAATGAGATTGAGCTTAAAATAAAGTCCAAAGAAAGCAAGGGTTTACTTACTCTTTCATGTGATTGAAGTTCAAATGAAGGTCCAATGAAACGCTCCCGAAGTTCTTCCATCACCTATCAATGACATTTACAACACCAATATAACTCAAacaagaagaaagggaaagtataCGATACAGAGATTCATATACAATAATGCTCACTAGTTAGTTCCTCATAACATTTTTTTTCACTGCGAAAATGATTTAACCGACTCAACAGCAAATTTTGGCCCTATGATAATTATTTACCTTACACTGAGAACCTTCGACCGAAATATTGAGAACAGAAGCAGCAACTTGAGCAGTGTGTCTTGTTCTTGAAAATGGAGAGAAACAAATCCTAACATTTTCAATAGGTATATTGATTTCCTTTAATACCTGCACGCACATGGGTACCTATTATTCGTCGAAAGAAAGAAAACTACATTACATAAGTCAATTCTCATTTGATTACATAAGACAATTCGATGCTCGGATGTGTTTCAAGATCGAAGAAAGGCGTGACTCTCCTCCTTTTATGCGAAGGTGGGACCAAGGAAGAAGTCACTTCATTTGATCGAATGAGTAATATAGGCAGAATTTTGGATTTTCGGTTTTAATGCATGTCCGGCGCGCCTTTGGCTCATAGGTTGGCTCATAGTCGAGCGAGGATATATCATCAGCTTAGGATAGAAAGTGGTTCTGTATCATCAGCTTCACGTGGATGTGGATGTATCTTAATGCCTTCCAATGTTGGATTTGGCTTCGACTTTGTAGAGGATAGATATatcacactttttttttctttgttcaacTTACCATGGTAAATCTAGTTATTGCCTGGAAATAA
This genomic stretch from Papaver somniferum cultivar HN1 chromosome 5, ASM357369v1, whole genome shotgun sequence harbors:
- the LOC113278540 gene encoding uncharacterized protein LOC113278540 — protein: MAKFGLLGNKYWILRHGKSIPNEKGLIVCSLENWVLPEYQLADEGVNQARSAGESFQKVLKEINIPIENVRICFSPFSRTRHTAQVAASVLNISVEGSQCKVMEELRERFIGPSFELQSHERYAEIWDHDEKGPLMKPEEGGESVADVASRLATAVETIDKDFQGCAVLIVSHGDPLQILQTIIGATEKAPGEDFRTRVDAVKVASILSQHRKFALHTGELRQLV